From the Terriglobia bacterium genome, the window GTGGTGAAGTACGTGCAAGGGAATGCCAGCTACCGCGAAGCCTTCCAGAAGGCCTGGGGCACGGACCAGATCACCATCGACATGGTGGCGAAGTCCATCGGTTCGTTCGAACGCACGGTGTTGAGCGGGAATTCCCCGTTTGACCGCTACTACTACAGACACGACAAGAAGGCGCTTTCGAAGTCCGCGCAGCGCGGGCTGAAAGTGTTCCAGGACCCGAAGAAAGGCAACTGCGCCGTGTGCCACACGATCGGCGACAATTACGCGCTGTTCACCGACAACAAGTTCCATAACATCGGCATCGGCGCGGATACCCGGGGCAATTTCACCGATACCGGCCGCGCCGCGATCTCCAAGAATGAGGCGGACACCGGGGCGTTCAAGACGCCGACGCTGCGCAACATCTCGCAGACCGCTCCGTACATGCACGACGGCAGCATGCCCACGCTCAAGGATGTGATCGACCATTACATCGGCGGAGGCAATTCCAATCCACACCTGGACAAGGAAATCCACGTTCTGGATTTTCTGACCGGGCAGGAGCGCGAGGATCTGCAGGAGTTCCTGAAATCGCTGGACGGCAAGCTGCCTCCCGACGTCGGACCGCCGGAAGGGAAGTAAGCCGCATCTGCGGTTGTGGTGAAAATCAGCCGGCCGGTGGGTACCCATTGCAAGGTGCGCACCGGCCGGTTTCTTGTTGACGCCAAGACCGGACGCAACTTCGCCTCCTCACCGCTGGCCTGTGTTTCCGGGGAGATCTTTTCCGGCGCGCCGGAATCAACTATCGCTCCGCTCGGGAGGACAACCGCCAACGCGATTTCCGGCACCTTGCTAAAACCTTGCCGGTAGGGCGGGGCGGCGGGGGCCGAGGCTCGGCATGTCAGCGAGTTTTTCGACCGGCAGGGCCACGCGCACGGCGTTGAGCACGGCGACGAGATCGATGACCTCCTGGGCTACCGCCCCTTCGAGAGCGGGCAGGTAGCCGAAAGCGGCCAGGGCCATTCCAATCATGCTCAAAAGCATGCCACCGACGGCGCTCTGCAGGGCGATGGAGCGCATGCGGCTGCTGATGTGAAAGAGCTCGTCCACTTTTTCCAGCGAAGTGGTCAGGATGACGGCGTCGGCGGCTTCCGAGGTGATGTCGCTGTTGGGACCGAAGGCGATGCCCACGGTGGCGGCCATCAGCGCCGGGGCGTCGTTGATGCCGTCGCCCACAACCATGGTCTGCGCGCGGCGCATCTCCTCCACCACGATGGCCACCTTCTGCTCCGGGCTCTGGCTGGCGTAGACGTCGGTGATGCCCACTTCGTCGGCGAGGTATTGCACCTCGGATTTGCGGTCGCCGGAGACCAGCAGGACGCGGTCGATTTTGTGCCGGGGCTTGAGGTGGTCCACGAAGGAGCGGCTCTCCTTGCGCGGCGCGTCGTGGAAGCGGAACGTGGCGGCGTAGACGCCGTCCACGAAGACCAGGCATTCGAGACCGGAGACGACCGGGGGCAGATGCAGAGCCTCCGCGGCAACTTTGTCGCGGCCGGTAATCTTGACGAATTTGCCCGCGACTTGTCCGGCGAGGCCCTGGCCGGGCTTTTCGGTCATCTCGCTGACCGCATACATCGGCAGGGAAGCGCCCAGGGCGGCATCGCGCACGGCGCCGGCCAGGGGATGACGGGAGTACTGCTCGAGGCTGGCGGCAAGCTGCAGCACTTCGTCGCGGCGGAAGCCCGCGGGGCCGAGGATTTCGGTGAGGGCGGGCTTGCCGTAGGTGAGCGTGCCGGTTTTGTCGAGGACCAGGGAGCGGCAGTTGCTGATCTGCTCGAGGACCGCGGGATTTTTGATGATGATGCTGTGGCGGGCGCAGAGCGAGATGGCGCCGATGATGGCCACGGGAATGGCCAGGAGCAGCGGGCAGGGCGTGGCGATGACCACGACCGCCAGGAAGCGCATGGGATCATGGGTCACGAGCCAGGTGAGGACGGCAACGCCGACGGCCAGCGGCGTGTACCAGGCGCCGAGGCGGTCGCCCAGGCGCCGCAGATGCGGGCGGCGCTCTTCCGTGGCACGCATCACTTCCATGATCTTGGCGTAGCGGGAGTCCACGGCCAGCTTTTCGGCGGCGATAGTCAGCGCCGTCTCCCCGTTGATGCTGCCGGAGAGGACCTTGGAGCCGGGGGTTTTGGAAAGCTCGTAGGGCTCGCCGGTCAGGTAGGACTCGTCCATGATGCCGTGGCCTTCGACGACCACGCCGTCCACCGGGCAGAGCTCGTGGGGGAAGACGATCAGGGTGTCGCCGATGGCGATCTCTTCGAGGGGCACGTCGGCGATGCCCACTTCGCGCTTGCGGTGCGCCACCTGGGGCATGCGTTTGGCCAGGGCTTCCAGAACCGAGGAGGCGCGGCGTGTGGCGTACTCCTCGAGCGCTGTGCCGCCGGAGAGCATGAGCACGATGATGCAGCCCACTAGGTATTGCCCCAGCAAGATGGAGCTGAGGATGGAGATGCCGGCGAGGAGATCGGAGCCGAATTCGCGAGCCAGCAGATTGCGCCCGAGGGCGATGACCAACGGCACGCCCCCCAGCAGCAGAACAGCGTAGAGAGGAAGGAGCGAGGTGGAAGGGCTGGCGCCCGCGGCATAGCGCAGCAGGAAGTGCGCGAGCATGCCGGCGGCGGTCAGCGCGGCGATGTAGGTTTCCCGGGAATGCGAGAGGCGCCAGGCGCGCGGCGCGGGGAGCGGGGAAGGTTTCTTCGGCGCAGGTGCGCCGCGCGCCGGGGAGACATCCCCGGCGGCGGAACTGCCGGATGTGGTGTCCATCGGCAAGGTCACCTCGCGGGCCGTTTGTGCGCCGGATGGTGCAGGTAGCGGCGTAAGACCGGGGATATGGCAGGGGTCCCGGCGAACGCCAGGGGTCACGGCTACCTAGAGGAAGTGTAGGGGAAAAGAGCGGCGGAAAGAAGGGGTAGGGTCCGGCAGCGCCAGGGGACACCTGCGCAGAAAAACAAGACGTCCCGGCTCAGCGGGACGTCTTGTTTTTCTGAATTGTTTGCGGAAGCCTAGAACTTGTTCCAGAGGAACTGATTGTAGACCTCGTGGTGATATTGCACCTCGGGCGCCTTGACGAAGGTGCCCAGCATACGGGGGCAGCGGTCGGCGGAGGCCTCCTTGAGGTCGGCGTAGCGGCCCTTGACGTCTGCGCCGAGCAGCTTGGTGGTCCAGGCGGCTTCCTTGAAATTGGCGAGGGCGGTGTAGACGTTGTCGGGCAGGTAGCGTTCAGCTTGGCGCAGGTTCTTAATCTTGGCGGTCTCGCCCTCCAGGCCGGCCTTGAAGATCGAGTACATGACCAGGTAGGGATTGGCGTCCGGCCCGACCGAGCGAACTTCCACGCGCATGCTCTTTTCGTTGCCGATGGGGATGCGGATCATGGAGCCGCGATCCACGGGCGAAGCCTTGATCTGGTTCGGGGCTTCGAAGTGCGGGTCGAGACGGCGGTAGGCGTTGACGCTGGCGTTGAGCAGCAGGCAGATATCGTTGGCGTGGGTCAGGATGCGATCCACGAACGACCAGCCGAGCTTGCTGAGGTTCTCTTCGCCCTTGGGATCCCAGAAGAGATTCTTGCCGCCCTTGCTGACGGAGACGTTGGTGTGCATGCCGTTGCCGTTGACGCCGACCACCGGCTTGGGCAGGAAGCTGGCCGTGAATCCCATCTTGTTCGCCACCTGGCGGCAGATCAGCTTGTAGAGCTGGATCTGATCGGCCGCGGCCACCACTTCGCCGTAGCTGTAATTGATTTCGAACTGGGAAGGCGCGACTTCCGGGTGGTCCTTCTCGTTCTGGAAGCCCATGGCGCGCTGCACTTCGGCGGCGGTGTCGATGAAGGTGCGCAGGGGGTCGCCGGGCAGGGAATGGTAATAACCGCCGGTGTTGACGTAGTCGAACCTGCCGGTTTCGTGGTAGCGGCGCTCCGCGTCGGAGCCATTGAAGAGGAAGCCTTCAATTTCGTTGGCCGCGTTCAGCGTGTAGCCTTCCTTCTTGTGCTGCTCCTCGGCAAACCCCTTCAGGGCGCCGCGGATATCGGCGGTGTAGGGCGAGCCGTCCTTGTCGATGACTTCGCCGAAAACCAGCACCTTGCCGGAACCGAAGAAATCGGCGGGAGCCCAGTAGAAGGCGCCCCAGTCCATGGCCAGGCGCAGGTCGCTTTCGCGCTGTGCGGTGAAGCCGCGGATGGAAGAGCCGTCAAAGGTGAGGTTGTCCCAGCTCTTGACGAGGAACTTCTTGTCGTAGTCCAGCATGTGCAAGCGGCCTTCGAGGTCGCTGAAGAGCACGGTGACGGCCTTGATGCGCTTCTCGTCGGTCAGATACTTGAGGCGGTCCTCCTGGACCTTGTGGGCGGCAACGCGGTTTTTGCGCTGCTCTTTGGCCTTCAGGTTCAGTTCTTCCAGCTCTTCATAGGAAAGGGCCAGGAAATTACGCAGTTCGTTCGACATGAATCTCCTCGTGTTGGAGTGATCGGCAATTCAGCGGCGAATTCAGGGGCCAAAGCGAAATCATGCAGGGGGTAGGGTATCGCCGCTGCGGCGGAGCGTCAAATCGAAAAAACTGATGGCTGCGATAACGGGGCCGCGCGGTGGAGCGGGCGAGTGGTTGTGTATTTTCCGGCGAAGTATGGGAATATCCCTCGCCGGGTGACCGGGCGGGGGCTGCGGGCAAAAGCTTGCGGGAGACGTGGCGCGGGTGTTCGCAGAAAAAGTTGCTGTCATGCAACGACAGGAGGAAACGTGAAGATCTGGTATTTCTACGCCATGCTGACGGTGTTGTTGTGGGGGATCTGGGGAGTTTTCAGCAAGCTGGCTGCCGTGCATTCCAAGCCGCGGCAGATGCTGCTGTTTCAGTCGGTGGGAGTGTTGGCGTTCGCCTTCGTGGTGCTGCTGATCGAAAAATTCAAGATCGAACCGTCGCTGCCGGGATTCAGCTGGTCGTTCGCCGGGGGATTCTTCACCTTCGTGGGCTTTCTGACATTTTTCGCGGCACTGGAGCAGGGCAAAGCCTCCACGGTAGTCACGCTTTCGGCGCTGTACCCGGTGATCACTATCCTGCTGAGCATCCTGTTTCTACACGAGAAGCTGACGCCGCGCCAGGCAGCGGGGATCGCCTTTGCCTTGATCGCGAGCGTGCTCCTGGCGGAGTGACGCGGCGCGCTCTCCGCGCGTTACGACGCCGGTGTCTCGATCGTCTGGATCTCGATTTCTACGGCGAAACGGCGCTGGCGCAGCGCGGTGAAGAAGGGATCGACCTCGAAATATTCTTCGGGCGCCCAGACGCCCGGAAGCAATGGCCGGGCCAGAATCTGCTGCACCCCGACGGACATGCACATGGAGGTGCCGGCGTCGGCGTAGTCGTCGTAGAAAGGATCCGGGCGGCCAATCACACGGCAGGTGACGCGGCAGGGCCAGCCTCCGCGGGTGCCGTGTCCGACAGCGAAGTGCATCTCGTGGCTTTCCTGCGCGGGGATGCGGGCGCGGTTGCGCGCGATGTTGCGATCAATCACCGCTTGCAGCACGTCCAGCGGGCGCACCGCAACTCCCTTCACAGTGACGGCTTCCTCGAAGGCCCCGAAGCCGGCCTTTACCAAACCAACCCAGGCTTCATGCTCGCGTTCCGGAAGCGAGAGTTTCCAGGTGAACTCGCGAATGCCTTTTTCTGCGATGCCCTGGGCAAAAGGCACGGTAAGCGGCTCGGAATGCTGCGAGTGCAGGAAAGTGGTGCGTCCCCAGGGAGCGGGAAGCTCCATCGTTTCCAGGCCGCTCTGCGGAGGAACCTCGCGCAGCTTCCCGTCGAGAAACTGCTGGCTGGGATTGGCGTATTCGGCGAGCACCGTGGAAAGGCTGTAGGGCGGCACGAGGACCGGATTTTCCGGGCCGATGCGCGTGGCGGCCCAATACAGATTGATGCGCTCGATGCGATCCAGGCGGTCGGCCACGGCGCGGCAGAGGACATTGGACAGGCCGGGATCGGAGCCCAGGCCGAGCACCGCGGTGACGCCCGCTTCCTGCCAGCGCTTCTGCTGCGCCTTTTGCTGCACGGTGTAGACGCCCATGCCGCCATAGTCGGCGTAGGTGCGCCGCGCTTCGAGGCAGGCCTCGAAGAGGGGCATCTGAAAGCCGGCGAAAGTAGGAACGCCATTGATGCACAGATCGCAGCCGGCGAGCAGAGCGCGGAGCGCGGCGCGATCGGTGACGTCGAGCAGGCGCGTCTCCAGGCGCGGATCGGGGAGCGCCTGTTGCAGAACAGCGAGACGCTCGCGGCTGGAATCCGCGGCGATGACCCGGGTCACGCCCGGCGACAAGGGCGAGAGAAGATCGCGGGCGGTTCCCGCGGCCATCAGGCCGGCGCCGCCGATCAGTAGAATGCGCATGTCAGTCCGCTTCTCCTTGTCCGGAATTCCCGGGACGTCCTACCGGATCATATAGATTTTGCGCACCGTTCGGTGCACTTCGCAACGGCCGGCCCAGCCCTGCGGGAAGAAGGCCAGCGTATCGGGCTGGATCTCGATCCGCTCGCCGCCATCGTGGGTGTAGGTGCAGGAGCCTTCGAGGAAGTGGCAGAACTCGTCGTGGATCACTTCGCAGCGCCACACGCCCGAGGTGCAGGTCCAGATGCCGCTTTCGGCGCGGCCATTAGCCTCGCGGCTCAGCAGGATGCCGGCGGTGTGCGAAGTCCCGTCTAGTATCGTGGGGATCGCTCCCCAGTCCTTGAGAGGACTTGCGGTCATTGCGTCGCGCAGCAGCGGCGTGCGCTCGGCTGGCCCTCCTGCGCACATCATGAAGGTTGCATCCAGGAGTTCGGCGATCTCCGCATGGCCGCTCCAGCCTTGCTTGAAGTGCACGACCGTGCCGGGAGCGATCTCCAGCGTCTCGCCCTGTCCGCTATGGAAGACGGCTCGGCCACAGGTGAAGTGGCAGAGCGTATCCGCGGACACGGCAAAGGGTGCTGCTCCTGGGGACCAGCGGCGGATGCCCACTTCCACCGCGCCGTCCGGGCTCCTGTGCAGCACAAGGCCAACGATCTTTGCGTGGGCGTCGCGGAGGAGAAAGCGCTCGTCCTGACCCGCGACGTGCTGCTCCCATTGCGCGGCGGGATGAAGATGCGGAGCCGAGGAAGTTCGATCGAGAGTCATACGTACGCCGGGATTGCAGCCTTTCCGTGAATCACATTCACCGAACGAATTCGTTTGGCTGCCGCTGAACGGGCGGCTCATGCGCGGTGCTGCCGCAAGAGCTTATTGAGCAGCATTGCGGCCTTGCCTGGGCCGGGCTGGCGGTGCATCTGCGCAGAAGTGGCCGCGAGCCGCTGCTGCATTGCCGGATCGGTCAGAAGGACGTGTAGATTGCGGGCGAGCTCTTCGGGCGCCCAGTGGTTGCGGTGCATCTTGATGCCGTGCCCGGTTTCGTGGACGCGCGTGGCGTTGTCGTGGCCGTCCCACACGTAGGGCATGATGAGGGAGGGCTTGCCGAAGTACAGGCATTCGGTGAAGGTGTTGTTGCCGCCGTGATGAATCACGGCATCCACCTGCGGGATTAACGATGGCTGCGGGAACCATCTGTCGAGGATGACGTTCGCCGGGACCGCTGTGTAGGCGTCGAGATAGCCGCCGGCGTTGACCAGCGCGCGCACCGGGAGATGGCCCAGCGCGGCGATCAGGCGCTGCAGTGTTTTGGTGTCGCCGCAGCCCAGCGAGCCGAAGCTGACGTAGACGACCGGCTTGTCCTGGTTGGCCGGGAAAACCGGGAGCGTGTAGGGCTGCTCCTGGCGGACGCAACCCTCCAGGTACTGGAAGCGCCCAGGGTCGAGGGGGTGGCGGCGCGTGAATTTGACCGCTTCGGGATAGAGGAGCAGGTTCAAATAGGGCGAGGTTTCGAAGAACTGGCCGAGGGGATAGGCAGCCTCGCCATGCGCGGCGAGAAATTGATTGAAGCGCGCGTGGATCGGCTGGATGACTTCGTTGAAGTGCGCTTCGTAGCGCCGGAAACAATCGCGGTCCTTCTCCCCGCAGCCGGAGAGGTGCGGGGGAATCTCCGGGTCGGGGATTTCGTTTTCGCTGCAGGAGATGATGCGCACCCAGGGCTTGCCGTACTGCTTGATGGCGGGAAAGAGGATGACGTTGTCCACGCAGATCAGGTCCGGGCGCACCTGTTCGAGCACCTGGGGGAGACCCTTCTGCGCCCAGACGGCCGTCTCCACGATGGCGTCCCAGCAGTCGCGCACGTAGTTGTCAATCTGCTCGTAGGGCGACTTGTCGAAGTTCTGGATATGGCCGTTGATAAAGTTCTGCCAGTACTGGGCAGCCTCGTCCGCCGCCATCGGCTGGGCCATGTTGACGATGAATTCCCGGAAGCCGTAACCCGCGTAAACTCCGGCCATGTCCGGGGCGGTCAGAAAGACGGCCTGGTGGCCGAGGGCTTCACAGGCCTGTGCAATGCCCACGGAATTCAGAGCGGGGCCGTAGGCCGCCTCGGGAAAGAAGGCGATGACTTTTTGTTGTCCCATGTGACGCGCAGCTCCCCCGGACAGTGTCTCGATCCATTCCCGCGCCCAACCGCGCCTTGCGGCCTTAGAGTCTATCCAATAAGCGGCGCCGTTCTCCACGGAATACTCTGCCGCGCCATAGGCTGGCTCACGCCTGGCGAAGCGAAGATCCTCAGCCGCGGGGAGTAACTTTTTGGTGCAAAGCCTGGTTTGTCCTGCAGCATCAGGAAGCCTCCGTCCGCTAGCATGTCAGATGTCGGGGGCTCCCTATGGCAAGACGGCATAATTGTCCGAGATGCGGAAGCGCTAAGGTGCATCGCTCGAAGAGGAAAGCTCTCTTCGAGAAGCTCATTCTGCACCGGCTCAACATCCACGCGTATCGGTGTCATTCCTGCAGCTATCGGTATTACGGTTTTAAAGCACAGAAACAGACCGCCACACAAGAGTTGACCGCTTCGCGGTCACCCGAAACGCTGTTCAGCCCTTCGGGATCCACTGAACTTCGCAGAGTGTGAATGATAAGAGGACGCTGGTGGGCCTGGGGAGAGTCGAACTCCCGACAAACGGTTTAGGAAACCGCTGCTCTATCCATCTGAGCTACAGGCCCGTATCGCCCAACATTTTTAGTTTACACCAGTTACAAGGGCAGTCGTTCCTTGCCATTTATCTGAACTCCAGGCTCGTGCTTCTTAATTGAAGAGTTTCTATTCCGGCAAGGCGACACCCAGTTTCGTTCCCGCCAAGCGTGTGCTTGCGATTTGCAAACGCCTGATATACTTTGCGGACCGTGGACAAGCAGAACTTTATCGGGCGTACGGTTTCGCACTACCGCATCGTTGAGAAGTTAGGCGGCGGCGGGATGGGCGTGGTGTACCGCGCCGAAGACGACCGTCTGGGCCGCTCCGTGGCGCTGAAATTCCTGCCCCCGGATCTGATCCGCGACCGCCAGGCTCTGGAGCGCTTCCAGCGCGAAGCCCGCGCGGCCTCGGCCCTGAATCACCCCAATATCTGCACCATCTATGACATTGACGATTACGAAGGGCAGCCGTTCCTGGTGATGGAAGTGCTCGAGGGGCAGACGCTGCGCGAGCGCATCGACGGGAAGCCGCTGCGGACGCCGCTGCTGGTGGACCTGGCCATTCAGGTAACGGATGCGCTGCAGGCCGCGCACGCCAAGGGCATCGTGCACCGGGACATCAAGCCCGCCAATCTTTTCGTGACGCAGCGCGGGCAGGCGAAGATCCTGGATTTCGGGCTGGCCAAGGTCGGCCCGCGCGAGCGCGTGCCCGGAGGGGTGACCGCATCGGACCTGCCGACCATGGGGCCCGGGGAGGATCTGCTCACCAGCCCCGGGCTGGCTGTGGGCACGGTGGCCTACATGTCGCCCGAGCAGGCGCTCGGCGAGGAACTCGACGAGCGCTCCGATCTTTTCTCTCTCGGCGTCGTGCTCTACGAGATGGCCACCGGCCGCAACGCCTTTTCCGGCAGCACCTCCGCGGCCATGTTCGATTCGATTCTGCACAAGGCGCCGGTTGCCCCGGTGCGCCTGAATCCCGATCTGCCGGCGGAGCTCGAGCGCATCATCAATAAATCGCTGGAGAAGGACCGCAAACTGCGCTACCAGACGGCCTCCGACCTGGAATCCGATCTGCAGCGTCTGAAGCGCGACAGCGACTCTTCGCGCACTGCGGCGGTGGCTTCCGCGGCTGCGGTGGACTCTTCTCCTGCGCGCCGCGGGCCGCTGGCTGCAGGTGCGTTCGCCGCCGTACTCTTGGCCGTGATCGGCTTCAGCGGCTACAAGGCCGGCTGGTTCGAAGGCAAGCGCCCCTTTACCCAGGCCGAGCTGAACCCTGCGCAGATCACCACCAACTCCGCGGAAGATCCAGTCTTCACCGCCGCGCTTTCTCCGGACGGCAAGTACCTGGCCTTTGCCGATCTCGAAGGGCTGCACCTGCGGCTGCTGGGCAGCGGCGACACCCAGTCCCTGCCCATCCCCGACGAATTCTGTTTCCGGTGAGCGCGCTTTGATTGGTTCCAGGATGGAACCAGACTGCTGGTAAGCGGGCCGGTCGGTGCGGAAGATCATGTAGGAATTTACGTCATCAATGTGATCGGCGGCACAATCCGCAAGCTGCGCGACGATGCCCGGGGTGCGGCGGTCTCCCCCGATGGTTCGCGCATTCTGTTCCTGGCCAAACATCCGACGGAAGTCATGGTTATGCACGCGGACGGAGAAGGGGCGCATACGATTGTGCCGGGAGTGAAAGGCGACGGGATCATGTTGCCGAGCTGGTCTCCCGACGGGCAGCGGATTCTATTCACGAGGATCCACCAAACGGGGCAGGATCCGGAGTTCACTCTGGAGGGCCGGGATGCCAACGGCGGCAATCCGGTTGTGGTCCTCGCCAATTCCGATGTGCGGGATTTCTGTTGGCTGCCCGGCAACCGTCTGGTCTATTCGGCGCAGGAGGCTTCTCCGCATCGCGACGATATGAACCTCTGGGAACTGCGCCTGGATCCGAAGACCGGTGCGCCGCGCAGCAAACCCCGGAAGTTGACGGACTGGTCTGGATTCATCTTCTGGAAGCTGAGCGCAACCTCCGACGGCAAACGTCTGGCCTTCGTGAATGATCGCGACCAGAGCGATGTGTATGTCGGAGAACTCGAGAAGAACGGGACGCAGATGAAAACGCCCGTGCGGCTGACCTTGAGCGAGAAGAACGACTGGCCCGGCGGCTGGACGTCCGACGGCAAGACCATGCTTTTCTACTCCAACCGCAACGGCAATTTCGATCTCTACAGGCAGAAGGTGACCGATCGCTCCGCCGAGGCCATGGGCACTGCTCCCGAAGAGAAACGAATGCCGCAGATGAGTCCCGATGGGGCGTGGATCGTCTATCTTTCCTGGCCGCGAATGCCCAATGAGGCCCAGCCGTCTTCCGGACATCTGATGCGCATGCCCGTGGCGGGCGGCCCGCCGGAGCCGCTCTTTGAAGTGCAGGGTTATGCGAGCTGGGGCTGGCCGGGAGATATCCAGCGCAACATCGGCGACGTTCCCGGTTTCCGCTGCCCGTCTTCGCGCCAAGGATCCTGCGTTCTGGTGGAAGGAGACGCAGAGAAGAAGCATCTGGTATTCACTCCTTTCGATCCGGCGCAGGGAAAGAAGGGCCAGCCCACGCGAGTGGAATTTCCCGATGAGCCGGCCTGGACGCTCTCCCCGGATGGCTCGCGCATCGCAGTCACTTGGTTCGACACGCAGGCGGCCACGATCCGCATCGTGCCGCTCGGCGGCGGGGCCGCGCGCGACCTCTCTCTGAAGGGCGTGACGGAACTTATCGGTCTGGCGTGGGCTGCGGACGGCAACAGCCTGTTCGCGGTCCGCAATTCTTCGAAGGGCGCTTTGCTCCTGCATGTGAACCTGAACGGGGAATCGCAGGTCCTCTACCGTGCCGCCTGGGATGTCGGCCTGCCGGCCGCCTCGCCCGACGGCCGCTTCCTGGCCTATGGCGCCGTTAATTCCAACAGCAACGTCTGGACGATCCCGAACCTCCCCGAACCGTAGGGCGTGGTCTCGTGCGATCGGATCTCCGGCTGTCCGCCGTCTTCGCGCTTACCGCTCGTGCTTGCAAAGTACTGATCTTCTTTTGTCCCGCTGACCACGCGCTTTTTCTTGTGCCAGCCGCGGGCCAGCCGGATTGGCTCTCGCACGGGAACGCCTGTGCAGGTATACTCCCGCGCTATGGAGCACGAAAAGCAGCCCGCAGCGCTGGATCCGTCTTACGAAAGCCGCGTGCGGGAGAGCTTTGCGCGGCAAGGGTTCATGCAGCATCTCGGTGCGCGGATCACCGAACTGCGCCCGGGACACTGCGAGATCCGCGCGCAGCACCGGCCGGAACTTACGCAGCAGCATGCCTACTTCCATGCCGGTGTCTCCGGGGCGATTGCCGACAGCGCCTGCGGCTATGCCGCGTACACGCTGATGCCCGAGGATTCCTCGGTGCTGACGGTCGAGTACAAGATGAATCTGCTGGCGCCGGCCGATGGGGAAGAGCTGCTGGCGCGGGCGCGCGTGCTGCGCTCCGGGAAGACGCTGAAGATCTGCGCGGCGGATGTTTACGTGCGCAAAGCGGGCCGCGAGACGCATTGCGCCACGTTACTCTCGACCATCATGTGCCTGCCGGGAAAGCCGGACCGGCCCGCCTGATTCCCCGCTGGCCGCTTGCGCAGCTCAGTGCGGCGTCCAACTGGGGTGGCTGGTGAAAAGCCCGCCCACGAAGCCGATCTGGTAGGAAAGAAACAATCCAAAAGCGATGCTCACCACGCCGGAGGTCACGCTCAGGCCGCGCTGCATCCAGGCAAAGCGCCGGCCCACGAGCGTCATGGGCAGGGCCAGGGCCATGGTGATGAGCATCATCCCCGCGATCGTGCCGCCGCCGAAGACCAGCAGATACAGCACGCCCGCCCGGGCATTGTGAATCGCGCCCAGCACCAGCAGGGCCACCGCCGCCGACCCCGCCAGACCGTGCACAATTCCGACCAGCAGCGGCCGCAGCGCCTGGTAGATTCCGAGACGGCCGAAAACGCGCCGGAGCCACGCCGGCGGCTCCAGGCTTTCGCCATGATGCGCCGTTTGCGGCGCGTGCGTGTGCGCGTGGAA encodes:
- a CDS encoding c-type cytochrome, producing the protein MLHRVTRFHILLAAAAAGAGLWYAGAFHPQVVQAQGAARPVGKTIEIKAPLGLPPVPVPANNPPTVETIALGRRLYYDKALSLDDTISCASCHGPASGFTDNKAFSSGVGGKLGGRSAPTVINSAYNTVQFWDGRAPSLEDQAMGPMQNPVEMAHTLEGVVKYVQGNASYREAFQKAWGTDQITIDMVAKSIGSFERTVLSGNSPFDRYYYRHDKKALSKSAQRGLKVFQDPKKGNCAVCHTIGDNYALFTDNKFHNIGIGADTRGNFTDTGRAAISKNEADTGAFKTPTLRNISQTAPYMHDGSMPTLKDVIDHYIGGGNSNPHLDKEIHVLDFLTGQEREDLQEFLKSLDGKLPPDVGPPEGK
- a CDS encoding glycosyltransferase is translated as MGQQKVIAFFPEAAYGPALNSVGIAQACEALGHQAVFLTAPDMAGVYAGYGFREFIVNMAQPMAADEAAQYWQNFINGHIQNFDKSPYEQIDNYVRDCWDAIVETAVWAQKGLPQVLEQVRPDLICVDNVILFPAIKQYGKPWVRIISCSENEIPDPEIPPHLSGCGEKDRDCFRRYEAHFNEVIQPIHARFNQFLAAHGEAAYPLGQFFETSPYLNLLLYPEAVKFTRRHPLDPGRFQYLEGCVRQEQPYTLPVFPANQDKPVVYVSFGSLGCGDTKTLQRLIAALGHLPVRALVNAGGYLDAYTAVPANVILDRWFPQPSLIPQVDAVIHHGGNNTFTECLYFGKPSLIMPYVWDGHDNATRVHETGHGIKMHRNHWAPEELARNLHVLLTDPAMQQRLAATSAQMHRQPGPGKAAMLLNKLLRQHRA
- the cadA gene encoding cadmium-translocating P-type ATPase, which produces MLAHFLLRYAAGASPSTSLLPLYAVLLLGGVPLVIALGRNLLAREFGSDLLAGISILSSILLGQYLVGCIIVLMLSGGTALEEYATRRASSVLEALAKRMPQVAHRKREVGIADVPLEEIAIGDTLIVFPHELCPVDGVVVEGHGIMDESYLTGEPYELSKTPGSKVLSGSINGETALTIAAEKLAVDSRYAKIMEVMRATEERRPHLRRLGDRLGAWYTPLAVGVAVLTWLVTHDPMRFLAVVVIATPCPLLLAIPVAIIGAISLCARHSIIIKNPAVLEQISNCRSLVLDKTGTLTYGKPALTEILGPAGFRRDEVLQLAASLEQYSRHPLAGAVRDAALGASLPMYAVSEMTEKPGQGLAGQVAGKFVKITGRDKVAAEALHLPPVVSGLECLVFVDGVYAATFRFHDAPRKESRSFVDHLKPRHKIDRVLLVSGDRKSEVQYLADEVGITDVYASQSPEQKVAIVVEEMRRAQTMVVGDGINDAPALMAATVGIAFGPNSDITSEAADAVILTTSLEKVDELFHISSRMRSIALQSAVGGMLLSMIGMALAAFGYLPALEGAVAQEVIDLVAVLNAVRVALPVEKLADMPSLGPRRPALPARF
- a CDS encoding glutamine synthetase family protein, coding for MSNELRNFLALSYEELEELNLKAKEQRKNRVAAHKVQEDRLKYLTDEKRIKAVTVLFSDLEGRLHMLDYDKKFLVKSWDNLTFDGSSIRGFTAQRESDLRLAMDWGAFYWAPADFFGSGKVLVFGEVIDKDGSPYTADIRGALKGFAEEQHKKEGYTLNAANEIEGFLFNGSDAERRYHETGRFDYVNTGGYYHSLPGDPLRTFIDTAAEVQRAMGFQNEKDHPEVAPSQFEINYSYGEVVAAADQIQLYKLICRQVANKMGFTASFLPKPVVGVNGNGMHTNVSVSKGGKNLFWDPKGEENLSKLGWSFVDRILTHANDICLLLNASVNAYRRLDPHFEAPNQIKASPVDRGSMIRIPIGNEKSMRVEVRSVGPDANPYLVMYSIFKAGLEGETAKIKNLRQAERYLPDNVYTALANFKEAAWTTKLLGADVKGRYADLKEASADRCPRMLGTFVKAPEVQYHHEVYNQFLWNKF
- a CDS encoding cupin domain-containing protein; amino-acid sequence: MCAGGPAERTPLLRDAMTASPLKDWGAIPTILDGTSHTAGILLSREANGRAESGIWTCTSGVWRCEVIHDEFCHFLEGSCTYTHDGGERIEIQPDTLAFFPQGWAGRCEVHRTVRKIYMIR
- a CDS encoding EamA family transporter, encoding MKIWYFYAMLTVLLWGIWGVFSKLAAVHSKPRQMLLFQSVGVLAFAFVVLLIEKFKIEPSLPGFSWSFAGGFFTFVGFLTFFAALEQGKASTVVTLSALYPVITILLSILFLHEKLTPRQAAGIAFALIASVLLAE
- a CDS encoding saccharopine dehydrogenase NADP-binding domain-containing protein, which translates into the protein MRILLIGGAGLMAAGTARDLLSPLSPGVTRVIAADSSRERLAVLQQALPDPRLETRLLDVTDRAALRALLAGCDLCINGVPTFAGFQMPLFEACLEARRTYADYGGMGVYTVQQKAQQKRWQEAGVTAVLGLGSDPGLSNVLCRAVADRLDRIERINLYWAATRIGPENPVLVPPYSLSTVLAEYANPSQQFLDGKLREVPPQSGLETMELPAPWGRTTFLHSQHSEPLTVPFAQGIAEKGIREFTWKLSLPEREHEAWVGLVKAGFGAFEEAVTVKGVAVRPLDVLQAVIDRNIARNRARIPAQESHEMHFAVGHGTRGGWPCRVTCRVIGRPDPFYDDYADAGTSMCMSVGVQQILARPLLPGVWAPEEYFEVDPFFTALRQRRFAVEIEIQTIETPAS